The Bacillus sp. (in: firmicutes) genome contains a region encoding:
- a CDS encoding Hsp20/alpha crystallin family protein, giving the protein MTPIMLPWNLFPFHKNDQSPWKGFSPNQIEKYMADFMSNMMRNFQNEGMSPLSTTTVDKAPSSSPFQYDVFETFEEVFVRIRLKEDCLSALKLYHTSNQVILEHVPEENDRHVISLPALVKKKGGNALYKEGILELRFPKSHDWQFTELTIQDE; this is encoded by the coding sequence ATGACACCTATAATGTTACCATGGAATTTATTCCCTTTCCATAAAAACGACCAAAGTCCATGGAAAGGGTTCTCTCCCAATCAAATTGAGAAATATATGGCTGATTTTATGTCCAACATGATGAGGAACTTTCAAAATGAAGGAATGTCTCCTTTATCAACAACCACAGTGGACAAAGCTCCATCATCATCCCCATTTCAATATGATGTATTTGAAACGTTTGAAGAAGTGTTTGTCCGCATTCGGCTAAAGGAAGACTGTTTATCAGCTTTAAAGCTGTACCATACTTCTAACCAAGTTATTTTAGAGCATGTTCCAGAAGAAAATGATCGACATGTTATCTCCCTTCCAGCTCTTGTGAAGAAAAAAGGCGGTAATGCTTTATATAAGGAAGGAATTTTAGAACTTCGTTTTCCGAAAAGTCACGATTGGCAATTTACCGAATTAACGATCCAAGATGAGTGA
- a CDS encoding 2-oxoglutarate dehydrogenase E1 component, giving the protein MRQQTATQGVPWQHFHGPNLGYVMEMYEKFLENPESVDPELRKMFEQYGPPSTESNIEKGRLDISFQLPSSPTMLSKVVAAVKLADNIRTYGHLAADINPLTNENKDTRRIELAEYDLTEEDLKQIPKEYICPDAPPHVQNGLDTILHLKEVYTKKLAYEFHQVHDVEEKNWLRHMIESGKVTANLSKAQKKKLLKRLTEVEGFEKFLHRTFVGQKRFSIEGLDAMVPLIDELIAYSVEHGAKTVNIGMAHRGRLNVLAHVLGKPYEMIFAEFQHAPNKDLIPSEGSIGITYGWTGDVKYHLGADRRFSADQTKRVRVTLANNPSHLEVISPIVAGYTRAAQEERTVKGVPVQDTESSYAILIHGDAAFPGQGVVSETLNLSGLKGYQTGGSIHIIANNMIGFTTESYDSRTTRYASDTAKGFEVPIVHVNADDPEACIAAAIFAYEYRRRFKKDFVIDLIGYRRFGHNEMDEPMVTNPLMYHIIRKHPTVRALYAEQLIAEGIITKEEVEQMDADVQEKLQKAYDKVPAKDEEPDTTMNPPKDVTNGLPSINTTVSEEVLRRLNSEMLQWPEGFHVYKKLERILKRRETAFNDGTIDWAHAEALAFASILRDGTPIRMTGQDSQRGTFAQRHLVLHDEKTGEEYVPLHHITDANSSFVVYNSPLTEMAVVGYEYGYNVFAPETLVLWEAQFGDFANMAQVMFDQFIAAGRAKWGQKSGLVMLLPHGYEGQGPEHSSGRVERFLQLAAENNWTVANLSNASQYFHILRRQAAILQKEEVRPLVIMTPKSLLRHPLASCHYRDLTEGAFQPVIEQPGLGKTPEKVERIVLCSGKIAIDLAERIQKEKSLDWLHIVRVEELYPFPEKQIKEIIARFANLKELVWVQEEPKNMGGWTFVEPRLRDLTPEDVDVRYIGRRRRSSPSEGDPSVHKKEQARIITEAVSR; this is encoded by the coding sequence ATGAGACAGCAAACAGCAACTCAAGGGGTTCCATGGCAACATTTTCATGGTCCAAACCTCGGTTACGTCATGGAAATGTATGAAAAATTTTTAGAAAACCCAGAAAGTGTGGACCCAGAATTAAGAAAAATGTTTGAACAATACGGTCCTCCATCCACAGAATCAAATATAGAAAAAGGCAGACTCGATATTTCTTTCCAACTTCCTTCCAGTCCGACAATGTTATCAAAGGTTGTAGCAGCCGTCAAGCTTGCGGACAATATACGTACATATGGTCATTTAGCGGCTGACATTAATCCATTAACAAATGAAAACAAAGATACACGTCGGATCGAATTAGCTGAATATGATTTAACGGAAGAAGATTTGAAACAAATTCCGAAAGAGTATATTTGTCCTGATGCGCCACCACACGTGCAAAATGGACTCGATACGATTTTGCATTTGAAAGAAGTGTATACGAAAAAACTTGCCTACGAATTTCACCAGGTTCACGATGTCGAAGAGAAAAATTGGCTTCGCCATATGATCGAATCAGGAAAAGTTACAGCCAATTTATCAAAGGCACAAAAAAAGAAACTGTTAAAACGGTTGACAGAAGTTGAAGGGTTTGAAAAATTCCTACACCGGACGTTTGTCGGACAAAAAAGGTTTTCGATCGAAGGCCTTGATGCAATGGTTCCGTTAATAGATGAATTAATTGCCTACTCTGTCGAACATGGTGCGAAAACGGTTAATATTGGTATGGCACACCGTGGACGTTTAAACGTTTTAGCACACGTATTAGGTAAGCCGTACGAAATGATTTTTGCTGAATTTCAACATGCGCCTAACAAAGATTTAATTCCTTCTGAAGGCTCAATTGGTATTACATACGGTTGGACAGGGGACGTTAAATACCACCTTGGAGCTGATCGACGTTTTTCAGCAGATCAAACCAAGCGCGTTCGTGTGACATTAGCGAACAACCCAAGTCATTTAGAGGTGATTAGTCCAATTGTGGCAGGTTACACTCGTGCTGCCCAAGAAGAAAGAACGGTAAAAGGAGTTCCTGTACAAGATACAGAAAGCTCTTACGCGATTTTAATTCATGGTGATGCCGCTTTCCCAGGACAAGGTGTCGTTTCCGAAACATTAAACTTAAGTGGATTGAAAGGATATCAAACAGGTGGATCCATCCATATTATTGCCAACAATATGATTGGGTTTACTACAGAAAGCTACGATTCTCGGACAACTCGTTATGCGTCAGATACAGCAAAAGGTTTTGAAGTTCCTATTGTCCATGTGAATGCTGATGATCCGGAAGCTTGTATCGCTGCAGCTATATTTGCTTATGAATACCGTCGCCGTTTCAAAAAGGATTTTGTAATTGATTTAATTGGATATCGTCGATTTGGACATAACGAAATGGATGAACCAATGGTGACAAACCCATTAATGTATCATATCATCCGTAAGCATCCGACCGTTCGTGCCCTATACGCCGAACAGCTCATAGCAGAAGGAATTATTACAAAAGAAGAAGTGGAACAAATGGATGCGGATGTTCAAGAAAAGCTTCAAAAAGCCTATGACAAAGTTCCAGCTAAAGATGAGGAACCAGACACTACGATGAATCCGCCAAAAGATGTGACGAATGGATTACCTTCGATTAATACAACAGTTTCAGAAGAAGTGCTTCGCCGTCTTAATAGTGAAATGCTTCAATGGCCGGAAGGGTTCCACGTTTATAAAAAGTTGGAACGAATTTTAAAACGTCGTGAAACCGCCTTTAATGATGGAACTATTGATTGGGCCCATGCAGAAGCGTTAGCATTTGCATCCATCCTCCGTGATGGAACCCCAATTCGGATGACTGGACAAGATTCACAACGGGGAACATTTGCCCAACGACATCTCGTTCTTCACGACGAAAAAACGGGGGAAGAATATGTTCCTTTACACCATATAACGGATGCGAATTCTTCCTTTGTCGTCTATAATAGCCCATTAACCGAAATGGCCGTAGTCGGTTATGAATATGGTTATAACGTCTTTGCACCAGAAACGCTCGTATTGTGGGAAGCACAATTCGGTGATTTTGCAAATATGGCGCAAGTGATGTTTGATCAATTTATTGCCGCCGGTCGAGCGAAGTGGGGACAAAAATCTGGTCTTGTGATGTTACTTCCACATGGCTATGAAGGTCAAGGTCCAGAACATTCCAGCGGTCGTGTCGAGCGCTTCTTACAACTAGCTGCAGAAAATAACTGGACCGTAGCAAATTTATCGAATGCTAGCCAATATTTCCATATATTACGTCGCCAAGCGGCAATTTTACAAAAAGAAGAAGTACGTCCATTAGTGATAATGACACCGAAGAGTTTACTCCGCCATCCGTTAGCAAGTTGCCATTACCGTGACTTGACGGAAGGGGCGTTCCAGCCAGTCATCGAACAGCCTGGTTTAGGAAAAACACCTGAAAAAGTCGAGCGAATTGTGCTATGTAGTGGAAAAATTGCGATTGATTTAGCTGAGCGTATTCAAAAAGAAAAATCTCTTGATTGGTTACACATTGTACGTGTCGAAGAATTATATCCGTTCCCGGAAAAGCAAATAAAAGAAATTATTGCACGTTTCGCGAACTTGAAGGAACTCGTTTGGGTCCAAGAAGAACCGAAAAATATGGGTGGTTGGACATTTGTAGAACCACGACTTCGAGATCTTACCCCAGAAGATGTTGACGTACGTTATATCGGAAGACGTCGTCGTTCTAGCCCATCAGAAGGGGATCCTAGCGTTCATAAAAAAGAACAAGCTCGAATTATCACTGAAGCGGTATCACGATAA